Below is a window of Malania oleifera isolate guangnan ecotype guangnan chromosome 1, ASM2987363v1, whole genome shotgun sequence DNA.
AAACCAAATCTAAGGTTTTGagtccatgctcccaaacacagcacagtaaatttattttcaagattATGGCTTAATTATTGTATACTCttgttaaatatgaaattttggaTGCAAATCTTATAAATGTCAAAGGATCCAACTGCTGTTAAAGTAATGAGGTAACTACAAAAATCCCTAGAGATTTGATTCCCTTGAAAAGTGATGGTGCTAGACATTGCCTTCACTCACATGCATCTGCATGTACAACTACAAATGCTCAAATGAATACACGCACACATGTTCATGCATATACATGCACACATTAACAAAAATGCATGCACGTGCAAGCAGGATCATGGGCACACACAAGAATACATTGTATATTGAGTTTCAGATGAGTTTTTTTATTCAAGTTGGCACCTTGGTTGGGCAGTGGTTTTACAtgtctttctctctttctttttttttttttctagttgtTTTAGATAGGTATTGAAATTTTGCATTGCTTCAAAGACAAATTTGCCTAAAAAATGAGAAAACAAAAGTAATTGAATTAGGAGTGAAAAAATTTAACAAATAGGTGAGTCTTGCGGCTCATGCCAAAGCCACACCATGTCAGGATTGGTGAATTAGTGTATTTTTTCTTTAAGAAGAATTAGAGGTGAACTGAAGGCTTCGGCTGTGTTATTTATTAGATAGAACATTTCTATTTCAAATTCGGATTGTTACAGttgctttatttttttgttttatagtAACATAGTTTGTAGGGTGTTCTCCTTACCAGTAGCATGTTAAGGGTTTTGTTAACTTACATTTATTGGTACTTGTTTTGAGTTAACACCCACAATAGAGTGccattttatttcataaatttgTAAAAAGTTACGCCTACTAGTGATGGAACCGCTATTGGTGTTGGATTATGGAACTTGTCATTGTGATCTCATGTCATCTTTTGGTTTGTCTGTGAATTGCTTGGTCTGATTTTGAGGAAATGATATTTTTTAATACATTCATTAATAGTGGCATCTCATACTATTATGTTATGATTCTTTGATTTTTCTCAGGAATTTCATGGACGTTGGATAAAGGTTAATTATGCTACAGAAAGACGTCCTCCGGCGATACAAGGAGTTGGCTCTTGGGGCAGCAGCAATAGTGCTAACTATGGTGGTGGTAATTATGGTGTTAGTGCCAACTATAGGGGTGGAGCTGGTGACAGCTATGGAAGTGCAGCAGGTAATTACAGTGGTGGTAATTATGGTGACAACTATGGAAGTTCACAAGACAGTTGCACCGGTGGTGATAATAACCATGGAAGTGGTAGTGTTGGTGATCCTAGAGTTAGTTTTGAAGGCATTGGTGGTTATGGCAGTGACAGTACTGCTAACTATGGTGGTGTTGATCATGGTGTTAGTGTCAACCATGGTGGTGGTGCTGATGACAGCTATGGAAGTGCAGTAGACAGTTACAGTGATGGAGGTGGCACTAACTATGGAAGTGGTAATGGTAGTATTGGAGGCTGTGGTGATAACTACGGAGCTGGTGGTGGTAGTATCAATAATGGACATAGTGTTACTTCCAACCATGAAAATGGTGGTGGTGAAAGCTATGGTAATGTTATGGACAATTATGGTAGTGATGGTAACCATGGTAGTAGTGGCTATCACAAGGGTGGAAACAATTTTGATGCTATGAATGTTGATGGCGGCTATGGTAGCAGTCACAGTGGAAATTATAGTTCTCATAGTGGCACTCATGGCAAACATAACTATTTCAATGGTGGCACTGGCTTTGCTAGTGGGTATGGTGGATCTGCAGAAACATCATATGGTGGTAACTATGGTGGTGCTGGTGGTGGCGGCAGTAACAGCAATGGCAATTACAGTACTGGAATAAATTTTAATGCTAATAATAATGGTGGCTATGGTAGCTGTGGTGGTGTTGGAAATTATAGTGTCACTGGTAATAGTGGTAGCAACAGTAGCCATTTTAGccgtggtggtggtggtggtcaTGGCAGTGGTTCTTCTACTGGTGGATATGATGGTACCACAGAAACACCATGTGGTGGTGGACATTCATATGGTAATCAGAGCAGTGGGACTGCTGTTGGCAGCAGACTCTATGACCAGGATGTGCAGGAAAGCAATTACCGAGTTGGGGATGATGAGCCGGACCACCGCGTTGCCAACTCTAGGAACTGGTAGATTTTTTCCCTTGTGGATGAAGATTTTGCAGCAATCAAGCAAGAGTCATGTAGGACCGCTTATTATAGATTATGCTGTCTTAGACAGTTAATTATTTAACCTTTTATCATTCTTAGACTGATTGTTTGGATATTGTGGACTGCAGATATTGTGTTGTGTTGTGCTTTTTGCCTCCATTTTGGGCGGCTTTCAAGTTTATGAGCCTCAAATATTAGTTATTCGGAGAGGCAAAGTCTAATCAGTTTTGTTAGGAATAAATATGCTGCCCAAGGCTAGTTTTGTGATGTGCTTTTTGCCGTCTTTTAGTAGAGCGTTGCCAAATCTGCCTCTGATAATATGTTCTTTTGCTCCTATCAGGGTCTCTCTGAGCTTCAGCTTCACATTTTTTACAAAAGAAAATGTGTactttctttttcaacaagatggAACCGAGTCCGTGAACATTGAACGTTCCGGGGTATTTTCCTCTGTCAAAACATGCGTTTTCCATTATTGTGTagctctatttttttttatttttttgaaaaaatagggTGGCACATCCTATCTTTATTTAGAAaacctcacttatggtggaggtaTATCGTGGTTCCAATCTTGAGACttgggaaaaataaaataaaatcccaaGAATCTAAAACCGACTCCGCGTTACAATGGACTTGAACTGCTTGTTTATCATTAGCTTTGTTCCTTCCAAATCAATCGAGGGTGACAACAATGCATGCCGTTCACACAAGATGAGAATTGTCCAAGAATATGGTGGTGTGAAGAAGAAAATTAGTTTTACTTTTGCATTACACATTTTGGAAcatgaattttaattttgtagTTAGATTTGGATCGATTtagataaatttaatataattttatattgtattttatttaaattgatACAAATTTAAGTTCAAAACTTGACactaagcataataataatattttgggcCAAGTTTAATGTCAATGAACGTATTAAT
It encodes the following:
- the LOC131160094 gene encoding glycine-rich protein DOT1-like isoform X2, giving the protein MDRETGRSRGFGFISYTSTEAASSAIQALDGKEFHGRWIKVNYATERRPPAIQGVGSWGSSNSANYGGGNYGVSANYRGGAGDSYGSAAGNYSGGNYGDNYGSSQDSCTGGDNNHGSGSVGDPRVSFEGIGGYGSDSTANYGGVDHGVSVNHGGGADDSYGSAVDSYSDGGGTNYGSGNGSIGGCGDNYGAGGGSINNGHSVTSNHENGGGESYGNVMDNYGSDGNHGSSGYHKGGNNFDAMNVDGGYGSSHSGNYSSHSGTHGKHNYFNGGTGFASGYGGSAETSYGGNYGGAGGGGSNSNGNYSTGINFNANNNGGYGSCGGVGNYSVTGNSGSNSSHFSRGGGGGHGSGSSTGGYDGTTETPCGGGHSYGNQSSGTAVGSRLYDQDVQESNYRVGDDEPDHRVANSRNW
- the LOC131160094 gene encoding glycine-rich RNA-binding protein 3, mitochondrial-like isoform X1, producing the protein MAFVNKVGSILKHTVSKHVNLDLSASKPSIYQAIRSMSSSRLFVGGLSYGTDETSLRETFSPYGDVIEARVIMDRETGRSRGFGFISYTSTEAASSAIQALDGKEFHGRWIKVNYATERRPPAIQGVGSWGSSNSANYGGGNYGVSANYRGGAGDSYGSAAGNYSGGNYGDNYGSSQDSCTGGDNNHGSGSVGDPRVSFEGIGGYGSDSTANYGGVDHGVSVNHGGGADDSYGSAVDSYSDGGGTNYGSGNGSIGGCGDNYGAGGGSINNGHSVTSNHENGGGESYGNVMDNYGSDGNHGSSGYHKGGNNFDAMNVDGGYGSSHSGNYSSHSGTHGKHNYFNGGTGFASGYGGSAETSYGGNYGGAGGGGSNSNGNYSTGINFNANNNGGYGSCGGVGNYSVTGNSGSNSSHFSRGGGGGHGSGSSTGGYDGTTETPCGGGHSYGNQSSGTAVGSRLYDQDVQESNYRVGDDEPDHRVANSRNW